The following coding sequences lie in one Candidatus Bipolaricaulota bacterium genomic window:
- a CDS encoding MBL fold metallo-hydrolase produces MQVRKIEGVGFDSNIYILRDGEAAVIDTGTGFNSAYVIGSIMEKVGMKNINAIILTHEHFDHCGGVPDIKKHCDAEVMIHGKGAETIE; encoded by the coding sequence ATGCAGGTTCGGAAAATAGAAGGCGTGGGATTTGATTCAAATATTTATATTTTGAGGGATGGCGAGGCGGCGGTCATAGACACGGGAACGGGATTCAACTCTGCATATGTCATTGGCAGCATAATGGAAAAGGTTGGCATGAAGAACATAAATGCGATAATTCTGACGCACGAGCATTTCGACCACTGCGGCGGCGTTCCGGACATAAAAAAGCACTGTGATGCAGAAGTCATGATTCACGGGAAAGGGGCAGAAACCATAGAAA